In a genomic window of Streptomyces sp. BHT-5-2:
- a CDS encoding nitrilase-related carbon-nitrogen hydrolase, translating into MADVVRAALVQATWTGDTESMIAKHEEHARAAAAQGAKVIGFQEVFNAPYFCQVQEPEHYRWAEPVPDGPTVRRMQDLARETGMVIVVPVFEIEQSGFYYNTAAVIDADGTVLGKYRKHHIPQVKGFWEKYYFRPGNVGWPVFDTAVGRIGVYICYDRHFPEGWRQLGLNGAQLVYNPSATSRGLSGYLWKLEQPAAAVANEYFVAAINRVGVEEYGDNEFYGSSYFVDPRGQFVGEPASDTKEELVVRDLDFGLIDEVRRQWAFYRDRRPDAYEGLVQP; encoded by the coding sequence ATGGCCGATGTTGTGCGTGCCGCACTGGTCCAGGCGACCTGGACCGGCGACACCGAATCGATGATCGCGAAGCATGAGGAGCACGCCCGGGCGGCGGCCGCGCAGGGCGCGAAGGTGATCGGCTTCCAGGAGGTCTTCAACGCCCCGTACTTCTGCCAGGTCCAGGAGCCGGAGCACTACCGCTGGGCCGAGCCGGTGCCGGACGGCCCGACCGTCCGCCGGATGCAGGACCTCGCCCGGGAGACCGGGATGGTGATCGTCGTCCCGGTCTTCGAGATCGAGCAGTCCGGCTTCTACTACAACACCGCGGCCGTCATCGACGCCGACGGTACCGTCCTCGGCAAGTACCGCAAGCACCACATCCCGCAGGTCAAGGGCTTCTGGGAGAAGTACTACTTCCGCCCGGGCAACGTCGGTTGGCCGGTCTTCGACACCGCCGTGGGCCGGATCGGCGTCTACATCTGCTACGACCGCCACTTCCCCGAGGGCTGGCGCCAACTGGGCCTCAACGGCGCCCAGCTCGTCTACAACCCCTCCGCCACCTCGCGCGGCCTCTCCGGCTACCTGTGGAAGCTGGAGCAGCCCGCCGCGGCCGTCGCCAACGAGTACTTCGTCGCCGCCATCAACCGCGTCGGCGTGGAGGAGTACGGCGACAACGAGTTCTACGGCTCCAGCTACTTCGTCGACCCGCGCGGGCAGTTCGTCGGCGAGCCGGCCAGCGACACCAAGGAGGAACTGGTCGTCCGCGACCTGGACTTCGGCCTGATCGACGAGGTCCGCCGGCAGTGGGCGTTCTACCGCGACCGCCGCCCCGACGCGTACGAGGGGCTGGTCCAGCCGTGA